ATATAAAAATAAGTCACTCAAGAAAAATACGCTCCAATCAATTCTCAAATAAGTTTCCACAATCCCACTCCAGCGAAGGGGCTAAACCTTTACCACAATAAATGAAAGTCATGTGTTTGACAATGATTGTGAGGTGAAACTTTAGTTCCACAGTCAGTCAATTTGAGATTCATCTGAAATCAAAAAGGCATGAACTGGTACATGTTGAACTGGTACATGTTTGAAAAACAGGAGAAATCAAGTTACTTTCCAGTTAAATATCCAACAAACTGGAATGTCAAAAAAGCGAGTTTCTTTCTGAAACCTCTTTATTCACTACTTTGGTGAAGCTTTGGTATCAGATGCGGCAAAATTGAGTTTACGAGGATTTTGTGACCTCATGGATGGCATTTGCCAAGTAGCCAACGTTGCCCGTCGTGACACCAGCCATACTGTAGATTCCAGCACGATCAACAAATCGTACCAGAAAACATTTAAAATGCTATATGAATGAAAACATTTCCTCAAGGGAGATCATATAAAAAGCAAGTTATACCTGATTCGACCATTGCGTGTCATATATATGTGGAATTCATTGGTCAAGCGATCCACTTGTTCAGGTGTCATACCACTGTAGCAGAACATCCCAATCTAATTCCAGAAAAACAAGAACAGAATAAAATTAATTAGGAACTGGACAACTGGTGGAGTTTTCAAAGAAGGAATTAGCATGTCACCAGAAAAGGAAAGAATCAGCAGATACAATATGTGCGTCGCATCCAAACATTTTATGACGAGTTTATATGTTTTGGTTAGCTGAAGCAAGATCTTCCTTGCCTATTTTCCCCAAACTAATGTACCTTATGTGAAAGTGTGATCAATTGAGCAACAAATAAATCATAAAGATGTAGCTTTAACCAGTTTAATGAGAAAGAAGAAATTAATGGAACCCTAGCTCATGGTGTTAAGAAGAAAACAGTCATCCAAGATTCAAAATCACTTCACCGGGATAGcaatttcttcctcctcttcctataTTGTAGTATCAGTGCTAATCAGAGCCACCTCAGGATGTCATCTGTACCAATGACATATCTCATTCTAGATAGGACCAAAACCACGACTCAGAACAAGAATCTTGGTTTATTCTAaaagtttaaagaaaaattttggatttcccTTTTAGAATTCATAGGAAACTTCTAGAATGGGTGTTTTCAATCACATGGGTCTTTTGTTGGtcattttcccttttattctCGTCCTATGGATTGTAAGATACCTTTATACAAGAAAATTTTGACCTAACAATGGCAAACTGTAGGGTTTTCTTCCTCTCCTGGCTCCCAGCCTAATCCAACAGCATAGCCTTGAAAATGCATTACTATCAGAGTAGGCTTGGTGCAAACCAATGAAAATTGTGATtcatactaaaaaaaattaaactgaaTTAGGACTAGGTAGTTACAGATTTACCTGATTTGTTATGTGCTCCCAAGACAAAGGTGAACCCAACTTCTCAAGATTTTCACGAAGCGCATTTCGCATTCCAATGATGCGGTCAGCCATACTCTGCAATAATCAGAATATTAATATCAACGAATTGCAAAATGAAGAAGCTAAGGTTGGTTGTCCAATCACCTTAACCTCCTTCAGCCACAGAGATTTTAGCTCCGGATCACCTAGTATTGTTGAAACAACTAGCGCACCATGAACTGGAGGGTTGCTATACATGGGCCTAGCTATCTGTTGCAACTGGCTCTTCACAGCTACTGCTTGCAACTCATCTTCACAAAGGATACTATTGAAAACATGAAAGCAACTTAATAAATTAAACCAAAAATGATCGAGGGGAAATAATAGTGAATTTTGATCCAATTTTGAATAGGTTTCCTTCTCTCTGATGAAGATTTTGCgcgcgcgcgcacacacacaAACTATTGGAGAGACATAAATCTATAGCACAGGACCATAAAGGAAGAAGCACTGAGTACATCTCTAACTCAAGTAAACAACGCAATGAAAAATGAATCCACATTTGTAAAAGAAATAGTTATTGTTCATTAGATTTTTCTTTTCCCACTTGATGGACAGGTGGGATTTATTCATTATCAGAAGAACAACTTATCCACGTAGCATTTAGAGCTAGAAGATCATGTAAACTGCAAAATCCAGTCCATATGATCAAACAACCAACTATTTTCCAAAAAGAGTGGTAcattgcatgctcatttatactGTATGTTTCATGTTCAAGTTACAgaggaaaaattcattttgaacAGTATTAGTATGAAGTAAGCTGATTATAACCTATTGATATTCAAAATAATATATTCTCCTCTACGGTACAAAAATAACTGGCACAGAATTGTCTTGGATTTGCATGGGCTAGAAGGAACTTTCtgctcctattttcatgataacgTGTTTAtctaagatttaaaaaaaaaaactcagtaCCTAAGGCATCCAGCCCTTTGTCCATAGAGTCCCATATTTTTTGCATATGATTGGGCACAACCAATCTGGTGTCCATCTTCAAGGAAAATTCGAATTGCTTTGGCATCTTTCTCTGGATCACCACTAGCAAAACCTTGATATGCCATGTCGAAAAATGGGAAGTGCTTCTTAacctataaaaatatagataaaagtTTAATCAAAACATTAGACAAATTGTATAATGTTGTTACCAACCACCAAGGAAAAACAGTAGCAAATACCTTGAACTGATAAGATATCTCTCTCCACTGTTCCTCAGAAGGGTCAACTCCTGTTGGATTATGAGCGCATGCATGAAGCAAGAAGAATGAACCATTTGGAGCATTCTGACGCAATTAACCAATAAAATGTCAGAACATAACCTAATATTACATGTATTTGCATCCATCAAGTTACCCACATAATGGGGTTCAGACATATTGGCAGATCATTTAGCATTATCTAACGATGGCAAAAGATACATAGTATCTTGATACAAATTGCTATAAAAGGTTCACGAAGCACAAGAAAAGTACTTTTAACGAATACGGAACAAAATAtaataaagagaagaaaataataaagagaAGCACATGAGATGGGGTTTAAAGAATTGATTGTAAATTCAATTACATCTTCAGCGATCAACTTCTTGTAGAACTCTTAGTATGGGAACGTCACCAATTTTTTTCCAAACCTAAATATATAAAAGTGTAATCTCTTGTAGTATTAGAAGCGAGATTTATGTCATTTTCTGAGCCATTCAAAATTAACTAGCCACCTTGATATCATCCATCATAGATGCAAAGTCAAGTCCTTTTGTATCAGGGTGGTAATAACGGAAAGTCCTTTGTGGAACATTAGCATCTCTCCATATGTTATGGTGGCTGCAAAATAGTGAACATGATCTGAGAAGATAGCGCAAACAAATGACACATCTTTGCAAACACATTAAAAAACCAAATGAAAAAAATACAAAACATCGAAAAATTGAAATAAAGGGAAAACTCACTTAGACCAAGTTGGTATCGGTATATAAATCTGTGAGTCAGGTAGGAAACGCTTCTGGAAGTCAGCAAAAAGCCTGCATGCACCTGTTCCAGAAAGAGCCTGAACAGCCGCAATTCTTTTGTCTTTTATGAACTCAGAATCATCCCCATAAGCAAGTTTCAGTGATTCCTCAATCATCTTAATGCTTCCTCCCATGGGAAGATACTCCCTGTAATTAACTAAACATCATTACCTCctagattataaaataaaataatggccTTGGGCCATGATGATTTCTTGAGGAAGCAACTTTAAATGTTTCATCAACCCTACCATACCATCTTTTAGAGTATCAGAATGGATGAATATGTGTGCAGTTTCATGCTATAGGAAAGATATCCAACTAATCCAATTAGATGATTTGCATTTCAAAAGTCAGGTAGAGCTTTGTTTCACACAAAAGATTTGCATGAAACAGCCATTTAGTTAGACAAACAATGATCATTGAACAAAGTTGTGATTACTACAGACTTGTAGCCCAGGAAAATGCAATTTTATACAGTGGTTAAGTGGATACGGGCGTGAAAAAGAAAATACCAGAGCCTCCACCAGCTCAATTTCCATGAGATAGTGGCATGCAACTAAACCAACTAAAGTTAGGAgaacagaaaaagaaaagtatgGAGCGGATTCCCCTGGACCGCATCAAGTTGCTGAGGGAAACATGTTGATAAATTTGAGGCTGAAATTAAATATATCGCTATAAAAGAAGAGTAGATGGAAAACGAAgccaaaaaagaaaagaaaaaaaaaggataaaCTTTGAGAAACGGTAAGCTATGCACGACGATCAAAGTTGAGAAATGCGAAAGGTTAGAATATGGCTATTAGAGATAACACGAGGTAAGAGAAAGCAAAGCACGAGAAGGAAAAGAACACTACATGTTAAGGCGTCCTGCGATCCTACGTTCTGCTTCTCTGACGCATTCAAGAACCACCGGCTTCCCGTTGTCGTCACGATAAGCTCCCtaataaccaaaaaacaaaaGCATCCAACTTCTTAATCCATCAGACCGGAAATCCTCGACTTGCATAAAAAGGATCAAAGTTGCGCAAGCAAGGAGAAGGAACATACCACTCCAACATTGACTTTTTCGGGACTAGGATCGGCGAGGAAGGCCTCGGTGACACCAAGGATCGGGTCCTTGGCCGCAGGCTCGACGTGGCCAAACCAGGAAGCCATGGATCGAGCGGCCGACCCCGATCCAACCGCCGGCAAGCCGACGATCCCCCTCCTCAAAATCCCACGCCCGATCGCGGCCATGGGAAAAGATGTCTCACTCGCTTCTCACTACGGAGGCGGAAGAAATCGGCGAAGAAGGCGGAACGAAGATTCACGGCGCGACTGCGGCGGAGAGAAAAGCGTGTCGGGAACTCCCCATTTCCTCTCGCTTCTACAATTAAAAGCGTCCATAGTCATCGGCCCCTCCGCTTTCCATTATTTCCGAATTGTCCTTCGTCACAAGAGATACATTTTTTCTTCCCCTATCTGCGTACCCGATTTTTCGTTGGTTTAATAGGGACTGACGAGTTGGGTCCAGTCGGGCGACGGAAACGGGTGCGAGAATTTTACACTAAAGATATGACTGCATGGGAAAGTTCCTTCTGTCGGTTTGAACGGTTGAGATCAAAATAGAGAACCTGATGAACGGTTCTGTAAGGTACTCGAAAGACTTCCTACGCGGCGAGGCGTGCACAGGATTTGACTTGTTGGAGACTGCGTCGCTCTTATGCAATCAAccgttcatttaattaaaaaaaaatgatttgatCCTAATAAAATAATCCGGTCATATTAAAAAATTGACAAATTGATCTTGTAGGATGGAAATACTCGTGTTAATACTCGTGTTTTTGTTCAttaggaaggaaaaaaaaaactgatcTCGTAGGATGCATTGATGTATTccataaatacaaaattaaataaatgaaTCTATCATGAGAAACTTGATCATTTGTAACATTACTCACGGATTATGATAGAAAAACAGACAAAGGCATTCTTTCATTTTGAATCGCCAGATAATATTTCATGAACTTTCTTTCCGCATGATTGTATGAAGGATCAAAATGAACAATGCAAGTCAAACAATAGCATGTATTTTCCGTTCATTTTCTAGGAAAATTTCAATCACTTTCTGTGTAAAAGAATCAAAATAGCAAACAATAAAATTGAAGACAAGTTTAATAAATATAGATAACACATGTAAGTCTATACCATCATTATAGATAActagttaaaattaaattgacaTCAAATAGTATAAATGCAATTAATAGCATAAAAGGtaatataaattattaatattaaaactTGAATGTTTTAATTGGAAATAGTATAAATGCAATTAATAgcataaaaggaaatataaattattaatattaaaatttgaatGTTTTAATTggaaaggtatatatatataccctAATAAATTGCTggtttgatgattttaattattgatgatttttatgaaaattattattaatgtaaatattttatatatatccaTTATCAACTTggtttatatattatatatataaaccaAGTTGATAAtggatatatataaaatatttacaTTAATAATAACTTTCataaaaatcatcaataattaaaatcatcaaaccAGCAATTTATTAGGGCATCCATAGTCGTAAATCTCTTAAAGAAGTTTATGTTCTATCACATCATTGtcacatcaaaaattaaaaaccttagttcttttaaaaaccattctctattatcataaaacctctctcttttaaaaattccacttcttttaaaattctctctCTATCCTCTCtccactattttttttataaacctagtcccaagattttgatacaggtttataaaaaaaactataaaccCCACCTATGTAGTGGGGGAGGGGTTTATATTGAAAGATTTATAGTATAAATTGCATGCTATAAACCTCTCACTGCATATGCCATTAAAAATATTTCATTCATTAATTCACCAAAATTAA
This region of Zingiber officinale cultivar Zhangliang chromosome 9A, Zo_v1.1, whole genome shotgun sequence genomic DNA includes:
- the LOC122020417 gene encoding aspartate aminotransferase, mitochondrial-like, whose amino-acid sequence is MAAIGRGILRRGIVGLPAVGSGSAARSMASWFGHVEPAAKDPILGVTEAFLADPSPEKVNVGVGAYRDDNGKPVVLECVREAERRIAGRLNMEYLPMGGSIKMIEESLKLAYGDDSEFIKDKRIAAVQALSGTGACRLFADFQKRFLPDSQIYIPIPTWSNHHNIWRDANVPQRTFRYYHPDTKGLDFASMMDDIKNAPNGSFFLLHACAHNPTGVDPSEEQWREISYQFKVKKHFPFFDMAYQGFASGDPEKDAKAIRIFLEDGHQIGCAQSYAKNMGLYGQRAGCLSILCEDELQAVAVKSQLQQIARPMYSNPPVHGALVVSTILGDPELKSLWLKEVKSMADRIIGMRNALRENLEKLGSPLSWEHITNQIGMFCYSGMTPEQVDRLTNEFHIYMTRNGRISMAGVTTGNVGYLANAIHEVTKSS